A single region of the Gracilibacillus caseinilyticus genome encodes:
- the hisS gene encoding histidine--tRNA ligase, whose product MLGGNEVKAPRGTQDLLPGVSEKWQYVEEKLKEISSNYHYKEIRTPIFEHTELFQRGVGDTTDIVQKEMYTFLDKGDRSITLRPEGTASVVRSFVEHKLFGLPNQPTKLFYIGPMFRYERPQQGRMRQFVQFGVEALGSADPAIDAEVISLAMHAYQSLGLRSLKLVLNSLGDQESRESHRQALVDHFTPVKDELCDDCQQRLEKNPLRVLDCKKDREHPKMQDAPSILSYLNEVSRSYFDKVKAYLNAMGIDYEVDPNLVRGLDYYNHTAFEIMSDAEGFGAITTLSGGGRYNGLVQDLGGPETPGIGFAMSIERLLMALEAENVALPIDERLDCYVVSLGEEASLKAAAIVNDLRQAGIQADKDYQGKKFKGQFKTADRLAAKYVLVLGDDELANEQISVKNMETGDQESVALANLTEHLQALL is encoded by the coding sequence ATGTTAGGGGGAAATGAAGTGAAGGCACCGAGAGGAACGCAAGATTTATTACCTGGTGTATCTGAAAAGTGGCAATACGTTGAAGAAAAATTAAAAGAAATCAGCAGCAATTATCATTACAAGGAAATTCGTACACCTATTTTTGAGCACACGGAATTATTCCAGCGCGGTGTAGGTGATACAACGGATATTGTGCAAAAAGAAATGTACACTTTTCTCGACAAAGGAGATCGCAGCATTACGTTACGACCAGAGGGAACAGCATCAGTTGTTCGGTCGTTCGTAGAACATAAGCTTTTTGGTTTGCCTAATCAGCCGACCAAATTATTCTATATCGGTCCCATGTTCCGTTATGAAAGACCACAGCAGGGCAGAATGAGACAGTTTGTCCAGTTTGGTGTAGAAGCATTAGGAAGTGCGGATCCTGCGATTGATGCAGAAGTTATCTCACTAGCTATGCATGCTTATCAATCCTTAGGTCTACGATCACTAAAGCTAGTGCTTAATTCTTTAGGAGACCAGGAAAGCAGAGAAAGTCACCGTCAGGCATTGGTCGATCACTTTACACCAGTGAAAGATGAATTATGTGATGACTGTCAACAACGGCTTGAGAAAAATCCGTTACGTGTTTTAGATTGTAAGAAAGATCGAGAGCACCCAAAAATGCAAGATGCACCATCCATCCTTTCCTATTTAAATGAAGTGTCCCGATCGTATTTTGATAAAGTAAAGGCTTATCTTAATGCGATGGGAATCGATTATGAGGTTGATCCAAACTTAGTTCGTGGCTTGGACTATTATAATCACACTGCTTTTGAGATTATGAGTGATGCAGAAGGTTTTGGAGCGATTACCACATTATCAGGTGGTGGACGCTATAACGGACTTGTTCAGGATTTAGGTGGTCCGGAAACACCTGGTATTGGTTTTGCAATGAGTATTGAACGTCTGCTAATGGCATTAGAAGCGGAAAATGTTGCACTTCCAATTGACGAGCGTCTGGATTGCTATGTGGTATCACTTGGTGAAGAAGCAAGCTTAAAAGCAGCTGCAATTGTAAACGACTTGCGACAAGCGGGAATCCAAGCCGATAAAGATTACCAAGGCAAGAAGTTTAAAGGGCAATTTAAAACAGCTGACCGTTTAGCTGCTAAATATGTACTAGTGTTAGGTGATGATGAATTAGCTAATGAGCAAATTTCTGTAAAAAACATGGAAACAGGCGATCAGGAATCCGTGGCTTTAGCAAATTTAACCGAACATTTACAAGCTTTATTATAA
- a CDS encoding RsfA family transcriptional regulator codes for MAKVRQDAWSHEDDLLLAETVLRHIREGGTQLQAFDEVGDKLNRTSAACGFRWNAEVRQNYEQAVQIAKKQRKDRKRALANQNTEFSTAKPASTNLSKEEKPKTIEEEVYSLLNWTSNRSEPEPQPQPVTENYQEEFSLNLDQVIRYLQYLKKEQKVAQSSHHNHQKLAEENKQLMIQLEQEQKRSNQLEKELITMKEDYQAFMQIVERARKMVVFDEEDSHPVPKFRMDKNGNLEKVAK; via the coding sequence ATGGCGAAAGTAAGACAAGATGCCTGGTCACATGAAGATGATTTATTATTAGCTGAAACAGTATTACGACATATCCGCGAAGGAGGTACACAGCTGCAGGCCTTTGATGAAGTTGGTGACAAACTGAACCGAACTTCTGCAGCATGTGGGTTTCGCTGGAATGCAGAAGTTCGTCAAAACTATGAACAAGCAGTCCAAATCGCGAAGAAACAGCGAAAAGATAGAAAACGAGCTCTAGCCAACCAAAACACGGAATTCTCAACAGCAAAACCCGCTTCTACGAACTTGTCAAAAGAAGAGAAGCCGAAAACAATTGAGGAAGAAGTATATTCCTTGCTTAACTGGACTTCAAATCGTAGTGAACCTGAACCACAGCCTCAGCCTGTAACAGAAAACTATCAAGAGGAATTCAGCTTAAACCTTGATCAAGTGATACGATATCTGCAGTACTTAAAGAAAGAACAAAAGGTTGCCCAATCTTCCCATCATAACCATCAAAAACTGGCGGAAGAAAATAAACAACTGATGATACAGCTTGAGCAGGAACAAAAACGAAGTAACCAGTTGGAGAAAGAGCTAATCACTATGAAGGAAGATTATCAGGCGTTTATGCAAATTGTGGAACGTGCTAGAAAAATGGTAGTATTTGATGAAGAAGATTCACATCCAGTTCCAAAATTCAGAATGGACAAAAACGGTAATCTTGAAAAAGTAGCCAAATAA
- the aspS gene encoding aspartate--tRNA ligase, whose product MMRTLAGTLRKEHINQEVLLKGWVQKRRDLGEIIFIDLRDRSGVVQIVFNAEHGKELHAIADSVRSEYVIEVKGEVVERESETINPKIDTGDIEVIVSEITVLNEAKTPPFSLTDELDVSEDIRLKYRYLDLRREVMQETFKLRHQATQSIRSFLNSESFLEMETPMLTKSTPEGARDYLVPSRVHEGYFYALPQSPQLFKQLLMVAGFEKYYQFARCFRDEDLRADRQPEFTQIDIETSFMSMEDILSMTERMMKKVMKDVKGLDIETPFQRLPYDEAMERFGSDKPDVRFEMELVNLSEVVKESGFKVFRQAVENGGKVSAINLKAKAEQYSRKDLDNMTDFAKIYGAKGLAWLKVEEESLVGPIAKFFSSEEQAQFRRLLDVNPGDLLFFVADKKQVVYDTLGALRIKLAKDHQLIDESKFEFLWVTDWPLLEYDEETGRYHAAHHPFTMPFESDFDKLDTDLAAVRAQAYDLVLNGYELGGGSLRIYQREMQNQMFEKLGFTKEEAEEQFGFLLDALEFGAPPHGGIAFGFDRLIMLLAGRTNLRDTILFPKTASASDPMTDAPNAVDVKQLNELHLKLK is encoded by the coding sequence ATGATGCGCACATTAGCAGGAACATTAAGAAAAGAACATATTAATCAAGAAGTACTTTTAAAAGGTTGGGTACAGAAACGACGCGACCTTGGTGAAATTATTTTCATTGATCTGCGAGACAGATCTGGTGTTGTCCAAATTGTATTCAATGCGGAGCATGGTAAAGAATTACACGCTATTGCCGACAGTGTTCGCAGTGAATATGTAATTGAAGTAAAAGGGGAAGTCGTAGAGAGAGAATCTGAAACGATTAATCCGAAAATAGATACTGGTGATATTGAAGTCATTGTTAGTGAAATCACGGTCTTAAATGAAGCAAAAACACCTCCTTTCTCATTAACAGATGAATTAGATGTGTCAGAAGATATTCGTCTTAAATATCGCTATTTAGATTTACGACGTGAAGTGATGCAAGAAACGTTTAAATTGCGTCATCAAGCTACACAATCTATTCGCTCATTCTTGAATAGTGAATCATTCTTGGAAATGGAAACACCGATGTTGACGAAAAGTACACCTGAAGGGGCGCGTGATTACTTAGTGCCAAGTCGTGTACACGAAGGGTATTTCTATGCTTTACCACAATCACCACAACTATTTAAACAATTGTTGATGGTTGCAGGTTTTGAGAAGTACTATCAATTTGCGCGTTGTTTCCGTGACGAAGACTTACGTGCAGATCGTCAGCCAGAATTTACCCAAATTGATATCGAGACATCATTTATGTCGATGGAAGATATTTTGAGTATGACTGAACGAATGATGAAGAAAGTTATGAAGGATGTAAAAGGATTAGATATCGAGACACCATTCCAACGTCTTCCTTATGATGAAGCGATGGAGCGATTTGGTTCTGATAAACCTGATGTCCGTTTTGAAATGGAATTAGTTAATTTATCTGAAGTGGTCAAGGAATCTGGCTTTAAAGTGTTCCGTCAAGCGGTAGAAAATGGTGGCAAAGTGAGTGCGATTAACTTAAAGGCGAAAGCAGAACAATATTCTCGTAAAGACCTTGATAATATGACTGACTTCGCCAAAATATACGGTGCTAAAGGATTAGCATGGTTAAAAGTAGAAGAGGAGTCATTAGTCGGTCCCATAGCGAAATTCTTCTCAAGTGAAGAACAGGCACAATTCCGTCGTCTACTTGACGTGAATCCTGGTGATTTGTTATTCTTTGTTGCTGATAAAAAGCAAGTTGTATATGATACATTAGGTGCATTGCGAATTAAATTAGCGAAAGATCATCAATTGATTGATGAAAGTAAGTTTGAATTTCTATGGGTAACGGACTGGCCGTTATTAGAATATGATGAAGAAACAGGACGTTATCATGCTGCACACCATCCGTTCACTATGCCGTTTGAATCAGATTTTGATAAATTGGATACAGACCTGGCTGCTGTACGTGCACAAGCATATGACTTAGTATTGAATGGGTATGAGTTAGGTGGCGGATCGCTTCGTATTTATCAACGTGAGATGCAAAATCAAATGTTTGAAAAACTTGGCTTCACAAAAGAAGAAGCAGAGGAACAGTTTGGCTTCTTATTAGATGCGTTGGAATTTGGAGCACCACCACATGGAGGAATCGCTTTTGGTTTTGACCGTCTGATCATGTTACTTGCTGGCCGTACCAATTTACGTGACACTATTTTGTTCCCGAAAACTGCTTCCGCTTCAGATCCGATGACAGATGCACCAAATGCAGTAGATGTCAAGCAGTTAAATGAATTACATTTAAAATTAAAATAA
- the recJ gene encoding single-stranded-DNA-specific exonuclease RecJ: MLESQSNWIFTYKNTDQESYGVLADVNVSPVIKQLLWHQGIDTEEKVDRFLLPSLDQLHSPEQFYQIDKAIQRVKQAIEAGESILVYGDYDADGVTSTTVMVEALRESGAMCDYYIPNRFTEGYGPNEEAFREAHSQGFQLIITVDNGIAGVEEVAVANQLGMDVIITDHHEMQETLPEAHAIIHPKCSEDYPFKELAGVGVAFKFAQQLLGYFPEQFLDLVVVGTIADLVPLHDENRVLVYHGLKALSRSERKGMKALKKLCQIEGNVTEEDIGFRIGPRLNAVGRLQDANLAVDLLLTDDPEEAEELANYVQDLNTERQKIVADITKEAISQYEEADHTSQVIIVAKEGWNQGVLGIVASKLVQTYYRPAIVLAIDSETKQAKGSARSIDGFDMFQNCMQHRELFTHFGGHAQAAGMTLPVDNVETLETELDTLANQQLTEDDFKPQLSISGSLAISDINMELLETIDQLAPFGMGNPKPLFHLEATPSDIKQIGATKNHLKLRFSESGQQLDTIGFGLGEKVPYLAKQTPVEVVGELQINEWNGIRKPQMLIKDMAVTSWQLFDYRGMKNWQQQVNVEQPNQYFVSFQGSDIQGVPVCDKDTVLAVSHPVEALYLLDVPTDLEDLQVLIDQVKFERLIVCFSTNDSQYFRSLPNRDEFKWLYQLILKRKYFDYKVDAPKLASFKGWKLDKIKFMFQVFHELNFVTRKDGVIVPTDDPSKKDLTEATVYQERKQEMELEEIFIYSSYSQLKTWFSEQMKKRSNEEEIVYGL, from the coding sequence ATGTTAGAAAGTCAATCAAATTGGATTTTTACATATAAGAATACGGACCAAGAATCATACGGTGTACTAGCGGATGTGAACGTATCTCCTGTCATTAAGCAGTTATTGTGGCATCAGGGGATCGATACAGAGGAGAAGGTTGATCGATTCTTGCTACCTTCTCTTGACCAGTTGCACAGTCCGGAACAGTTCTATCAGATTGATAAGGCCATACAACGTGTCAAGCAAGCGATTGAAGCAGGAGAAAGCATTCTTGTATACGGGGATTATGACGCAGATGGAGTTACTTCTACAACAGTCATGGTTGAAGCGTTGCGTGAAAGTGGAGCAATGTGTGATTACTATATCCCTAATCGCTTTACAGAAGGTTATGGACCAAATGAAGAGGCTTTTCGAGAAGCGCATAGCCAAGGGTTTCAATTAATTATTACAGTGGATAATGGTATTGCTGGAGTAGAGGAAGTAGCTGTCGCGAATCAATTAGGAATGGATGTCATTATTACCGATCACCATGAAATGCAAGAGACACTTCCTGAAGCGCATGCCATCATTCACCCGAAATGTTCGGAAGACTATCCTTTTAAGGAATTGGCAGGTGTGGGTGTAGCCTTTAAGTTTGCCCAGCAGCTATTAGGCTATTTTCCTGAGCAGTTCTTAGATTTAGTCGTCGTGGGTACCATTGCCGATCTTGTACCGTTACATGATGAGAACAGAGTACTTGTCTACCATGGTTTAAAGGCATTAAGTCGATCAGAACGGAAAGGCATGAAAGCATTAAAGAAATTATGTCAAATCGAAGGGAACGTAACGGAAGAAGATATTGGCTTTCGGATTGGACCTCGATTAAATGCTGTTGGCCGTCTGCAGGATGCGAATTTAGCGGTTGATCTATTGTTAACAGATGATCCGGAAGAAGCTGAGGAGCTAGCCAATTATGTGCAGGATCTAAATACCGAAAGGCAAAAAATTGTGGCAGATATAACAAAAGAAGCGATAAGTCAGTATGAAGAAGCTGACCATACCAGCCAAGTCATTATTGTGGCTAAAGAAGGATGGAACCAAGGTGTCCTTGGTATCGTCGCATCTAAGTTAGTGCAAACTTATTATCGACCTGCCATCGTGCTAGCGATAGACAGTGAAACGAAGCAAGCAAAAGGGTCAGCACGTAGTATTGATGGGTTTGACATGTTTCAAAATTGTATGCAACATCGAGAGCTTTTTACTCATTTTGGCGGGCATGCACAAGCTGCCGGTATGACCCTTCCAGTCGATAATGTAGAAACACTGGAAACAGAGCTGGATACACTTGCTAATCAACAATTGACTGAAGACGACTTTAAACCGCAGTTGTCTATTAGCGGATCATTAGCGATCTCTGATATTAACATGGAACTATTAGAAACCATTGATCAGTTAGCACCGTTTGGTATGGGTAATCCTAAACCACTGTTTCATTTAGAGGCAACACCTAGTGATATCAAGCAAATTGGCGCAACCAAAAACCACTTAAAACTAAGGTTTTCAGAAAGTGGACAGCAATTGGATACGATCGGTTTTGGCTTAGGTGAAAAAGTACCATACCTCGCAAAACAGACACCTGTAGAAGTAGTAGGAGAATTACAGATCAATGAATGGAATGGTATTCGTAAGCCACAAATGCTTATCAAAGATATGGCGGTTACGAGCTGGCAATTATTCGATTATCGCGGAATGAAGAATTGGCAACAGCAAGTAAATGTTGAACAACCTAACCAATATTTTGTTAGTTTTCAAGGGAGTGACATACAAGGTGTTCCAGTCTGCGATAAAGATACGGTATTAGCTGTATCACATCCGGTAGAAGCACTTTATTTGCTTGATGTTCCAACTGATTTGGAAGATTTGCAAGTGTTAATCGACCAGGTGAAATTCGAGCGTCTGATTGTTTGTTTTTCGACGAATGACAGTCAGTATTTCCGTTCATTACCTAATCGAGATGAATTTAAGTGGCTGTATCAATTAATCCTGAAGCGGAAATACTTTGATTACAAGGTAGATGCTCCTAAGCTAGCGTCATTTAAAGGCTGGAAATTGGACAAGATCAAGTTTATGTTCCAGGTATTTCATGAATTAAATTTTGTAACCCGAAAAGATGGAGTAATCGTCCCAACCGATGATCCGTCCAAAAAAGATTTAACAGAAGCGACCGTCTATCAAGAACGTAAACAGGAGATGGAGCTAGAAGAAATTTTTATTTATTCATCTTATTCACAATTAAAAACATGGTTCTCTGAACAAATGAAGAAGAGGAGCAATGAGGAGGAAATTGTTTATGGACTATAA
- a CDS encoding RelA/SpoT family protein — protein MAKDKILAPEEIFEEAKTYLNDEDILFIKRAYDFAENAHQGQFRKSGEPYIIHPVQVAGILLDLKLDPETIAGGFLHDVVEDTEVTVEDIKNAFNEEVAMLVDGVTKLGKIKYMSKEAQQAENHRKMFIAMAKDIRVILIKLADRLHNMRTLKHLPAEKQRRISNETLEIFAPLAHRLGISAIKWELEDTALRYLNPQQYYRIVHLMKQKREEREHYIEEVMDEVKQQLKDVNIEAEFSGRPKHLYSIYRKMMIQKKQFNEIYDLLAVRIIVSSIKDCYAVLGIIHTCWKPMPGRFKDYIAMPKPNLYQSLHTTVIGPKGAPLEVQIRTKEMHEIAEYGIAAHWAYKEGKMINPSQQSTEDRLAWFREILEWQNDANDAEEFMESLKVDLFSDMVYVFTPKGDVIELPRGSVPLDFAYKIHTEVGNHTIGSKINGKMEPLDYQLKNGDIVEVMTSKHSYGPSQDWVKMTQTSQAKNKIKQFFKKQRRDENVVKGREMLEEELKHAGFEPKEVITEENIDLALEKFSFTTEEDMFAAIGYQGITPAQIVTRMTEKIREQQEQEKDIEETIEKVNASGESIKKKSKRDSGVRVEGVDNMLIRLSKCCNPVPGDEIVGYITKGRGVSVHRKDCPNVQTEEAEDRLIYVEWENMESESKSYHVDLEISGYDRRGLLNDVLQVINESKTNIIAVNGRSDRNKIAIIHVTILIHNINHLRRIVERLKQIKDVYTVERTIQ, from the coding sequence ATGGCAAAGGATAAAATTTTAGCGCCTGAAGAGATATTTGAAGAAGCAAAAACTTATCTAAACGATGAAGATATACTATTTATTAAACGTGCTTATGATTTTGCAGAAAACGCGCATCAAGGGCAATTTCGAAAATCAGGAGAGCCATATATCATTCATCCAGTTCAGGTTGCTGGTATCTTGCTTGATTTGAAATTAGACCCGGAAACTATCGCTGGGGGATTTCTTCATGATGTAGTGGAAGATACAGAAGTAACGGTAGAAGATATCAAAAATGCTTTCAATGAAGAAGTAGCGATGCTGGTTGATGGGGTAACCAAGCTCGGTAAGATTAAATACATGTCGAAAGAAGCGCAACAAGCGGAAAACCACCGTAAAATGTTTATCGCGATGGCAAAAGATATACGGGTTATCTTGATCAAGCTGGCGGACAGACTTCATAATATGCGTACACTAAAGCATTTACCAGCTGAAAAGCAACGCCGAATTTCGAACGAAACATTAGAGATCTTTGCACCCCTTGCACATCGACTTGGGATATCAGCTATCAAATGGGAGCTGGAGGATACCGCGTTACGTTATTTAAATCCTCAGCAATATTACCGTATCGTCCATTTGATGAAACAAAAACGTGAAGAACGTGAACATTATATTGAGGAAGTAATGGATGAAGTCAAACAGCAGTTGAAGGATGTAAATATTGAAGCAGAATTTTCCGGTCGGCCGAAGCACTTGTACAGTATTTATCGTAAAATGATGATACAAAAGAAACAGTTTAATGAAATTTATGATTTGCTTGCCGTTCGCATTATCGTTTCTAGCATTAAGGATTGTTATGCAGTGCTAGGTATTATCCATACTTGTTGGAAGCCAATGCCTGGCCGTTTCAAAGATTATATTGCCATGCCGAAACCAAATCTGTATCAATCCCTGCACACGACAGTGATCGGACCTAAAGGTGCACCGCTGGAGGTACAGATCCGTACAAAAGAAATGCATGAGATCGCTGAATACGGTATTGCAGCTCATTGGGCTTATAAAGAAGGCAAAATGATCAATCCTTCACAACAATCAACAGAAGACCGTTTAGCTTGGTTCCGTGAAATTCTCGAATGGCAAAACGATGCCAATGATGCCGAAGAATTTATGGAATCGTTAAAGGTAGATTTATTTTCTGATATGGTGTATGTATTCACACCAAAAGGCGATGTAATAGAATTGCCGCGTGGTTCTGTGCCTCTTGACTTTGCTTACAAGATCCATACAGAGGTAGGTAACCATACGATTGGTTCTAAGATAAACGGAAAAATGGAGCCACTCGATTATCAATTGAAAAATGGTGATATCGTTGAAGTCATGACATCTAAGCATTCATATGGTCCATCTCAGGATTGGGTGAAAATGACGCAAACCTCTCAAGCGAAAAACAAAATCAAGCAATTTTTCAAAAAGCAACGACGTGATGAGAATGTGGTAAAAGGTCGTGAAATGTTAGAAGAGGAACTGAAACATGCTGGCTTTGAACCAAAAGAAGTCATTACAGAAGAGAATATCGATCTGGCATTGGAGAAGTTTAGTTTCACGACAGAGGAAGATATGTTTGCGGCGATTGGTTATCAGGGTATTACGCCTGCACAGATTGTTACAAGAATGACAGAAAAAATTCGTGAGCAGCAAGAACAGGAAAAAGATATAGAAGAAACAATTGAAAAGGTAAATGCTAGCGGTGAATCCATTAAGAAAAAATCAAAAAGAGATTCCGGCGTACGTGTCGAAGGCGTCGATAATATGCTGATTCGGTTATCAAAATGCTGTAATCCGGTCCCAGGTGATGAAATAGTTGGTTATATTACGAAGGGGCGCGGTGTGTCTGTTCATCGTAAAGATTGTCCGAATGTTCAAACGGAAGAAGCAGAAGATCGTTTGATATACGTTGAATGGGAAAACATGGAGTCAGAATCTAAATCTTATCATGTTGATTTAGAAATTTCAGGCTATGACCGTCGTGGTTTATTAAACGATGTTTTACAAGTAATCAATGAATCAAAAACTAATATTATTGCTGTCAATGGTCGTTCAGATCGAAATAAAATTGCAATTATCCACGTAACGATTCTTATTCATAATATTAATCACCTACGTCGAATTGTCGAACGGTTAAAACAAATAAAAGATGTATACACAGTAGAACGTACGATACAGTAA
- a CDS encoding N-acetylmuramoyl-L-alanine amidase, with protein MKKLLILTMLGVIVIFSMSYILYANDAEINGENLNVRTGPGTDYEVITQVNPPETYPILQQEGAWVQIDLGDQQGWIHQDYMKEIASSSEQEVQEEPEITEQKQEQDNATIASQNESIPVVTTNSSKDLSGKIIVLDPGHGGRDVGAIGVSGAYESHYTLRTALIIQELLEQYGAKVYLTREQDRYVPLSSRTTFANLKKADVFLSIHYNSTPELPEVTGIDTYYYSERDKQLANYVHQNMVLASGMDDRGFQQRDLQVLRINHRPSLLLELGFVSNEAEEEKVQSRAYLESVSRGIINGLQLYFQ; from the coding sequence TTGAAAAAACTATTAATCCTAACTATGCTTGGTGTTATTGTTATTTTCTCTATGTCTTACATACTTTATGCAAACGACGCCGAAATAAACGGGGAAAATTTAAATGTTCGCACAGGTCCAGGTACAGACTATGAAGTGATTACACAGGTAAACCCTCCAGAGACATATCCGATCCTACAGCAAGAAGGCGCTTGGGTGCAGATTGACCTTGGTGACCAACAAGGTTGGATTCATCAGGACTACATGAAAGAGATAGCATCCTCATCTGAGCAGGAAGTACAAGAAGAGCCAGAAATTACTGAACAAAAACAGGAGCAGGATAATGCAACCATTGCATCACAAAACGAATCAATTCCAGTTGTCACAACAAACAGCAGCAAAGATTTATCAGGGAAAATAATTGTATTGGATCCAGGACATGGAGGACGAGACGTAGGAGCGATTGGGGTATCCGGTGCTTATGAAAGTCATTATACTTTACGAACGGCTCTCATTATTCAAGAATTGTTAGAGCAATATGGCGCAAAAGTATATTTAACAAGAGAACAGGACAGGTATGTTCCATTATCAAGTCGGACAACCTTTGCCAATTTAAAGAAAGCGGATGTCTTTCTTAGCATCCATTACAACAGTACCCCTGAATTACCTGAAGTAACTGGAATCGACACATATTATTATTCGGAACGCGATAAACAGCTTGCCAATTATGTTCACCAGAATATGGTCTTGGCATCAGGGATGGATGATCGCGGGTTCCAACAAAGAGATCTGCAAGTATTACGAATTAATCATCGGCCATCCTTACTGCTTGAGTTAGGGTTTGTATCTAATGAGGCAGAAGAAGAAAAAGTGCAGTCAAGGGCATATTTGGAATCTGTCAGCAGAGGCATTATCAATGGATTGCAGTTATATTTTCAGTAG
- a CDS encoding adenine phosphoribosyltransferase, translating into MDYKQYITVVEDWPKEGVRFKDITTLMDNGPAYKSAVDEIVAYAQDKKIDLVVGPEARGFIVGCPVSYALEIGFAPVRKEGKLPREVVKVDYGLEYGKNVLTIHKDSIKPGQRVLITDDLLATGGTIEATIKLVEELGGIVVGCAFLIELTYLNGRDKLDGYDVLTLMEY; encoded by the coding sequence ATGGACTATAAACAGTATATTACAGTAGTAGAAGATTGGCCGAAGGAAGGTGTTCGTTTTAAAGATATTACGACACTTATGGATAACGGTCCTGCTTATAAATCAGCAGTAGATGAAATTGTCGCATATGCACAGGATAAAAAAATTGATCTTGTTGTTGGACCCGAAGCGAGAGGTTTTATCGTTGGCTGTCCTGTTTCCTATGCACTTGAAATAGGCTTTGCACCAGTTAGAAAAGAAGGAAAGCTCCCTAGAGAAGTAGTTAAAGTAGATTACGGCCTTGAATATGGTAAAAATGTGTTAACCATTCATAAGGATTCCATCAAACCAGGTCAACGAGTTTTGATTACGGATGATTTACTAGCAACTGGCGGAACGATCGAAGCAACGATCAAGTTAGTAGAAGAACTGGGCGGTATAGTAGTTGGATGTGCCTTCTTAATTGAATTGACTTATTTAAACGGTCGTGACAAATTAGACGGGTATGACGTATTAACGCTAATGGAATATTAA
- the dtd gene encoding D-aminoacyl-tRNA deacylase, which produces MKVVLQRAKYASVVVEGEVAGKIDDGYVALVGITHSDEETDIDYLVNKTANLRVFEDENGKMNLSLKDMNGSVLSISQFTLYGDTRKGRRPNFMQAAKPDQALALYQQFNEKLRAEGVRVETGQFGEMMDVSFTNVGPVTIILDSEDAKKK; this is translated from the coding sequence ATGAAAGTAGTACTGCAACGAGCAAAATACGCCTCTGTCGTCGTTGAGGGGGAAGTGGCTGGTAAGATTGATGATGGCTATGTGGCTCTGGTAGGTATAACCCATAGTGATGAGGAAACAGACATAGACTACCTAGTCAACAAAACGGCGAATCTTCGTGTCTTTGAAGATGAGAATGGTAAAATGAACTTATCATTAAAAGATATGAACGGCAGTGTCCTTTCTATTTCACAGTTTACCTTATACGGGGACACAAGAAAGGGAAGAAGGCCAAACTTCATGCAAGCGGCAAAACCCGATCAGGCACTCGCCTTATATCAACAATTCAATGAGAAATTACGTGCAGAAGGTGTACGTGTTGAAACTGGCCAATTTGGCGAGATGATGGATGTATCATTCACAAACGTTGGACCAGTAACGATTATATTAGACAGCGAAGATGCTAAAAAGAAATAG